The Verrucomicrobium spinosum DSM 4136 = JCM 18804 genome includes a region encoding these proteins:
- a CDS encoding PQQ-binding-like beta-propeller repeat protein — MLTSALFKTTSARANFPGFRRKMVLAGLAGALLVLPAIASAQDWQMGRGDAAMRGQSPTALNFPLELAWTAELGNKARREGVIATPVVRDGKVYVGSQSGNFACLDLTTGKEVWKIKKDSFFEGNAGFAGALVIVGCGDAFVYAFDAATGKEVWKFETDGEVHAGVNHWTGPDGKQRVLIGSYDNRLYCLDAATGQKHWDYETTNYVNGAVAIYENQVVFGGCDGVLYVLDIATGKEVKKIEVGAYIGNNVAADKGMAYVAHYGNRVSAFSFGDGAKLWEFGEREFPYYAAPAVNDTWVVAGGRDKRIYGLDRAKGEAKWQFRTRGDVDSSPVICAGVHVIAGSNDGYFYALDLSKGEEVWRYEVGAPVKTAPAVAGDYVLIGADDGNVYCFKNGKSTPK, encoded by the coding sequence ATGCTGACCTCTGCCCTCTTCAAAACCACCTCAGCCAGAGCTAATTTCCCCGGATTTCGCCGGAAGATGGTTCTGGCGGGCCTGGCGGGAGCGCTTCTGGTGCTGCCCGCCATTGCATCCGCGCAGGACTGGCAGATGGGGCGAGGTGATGCCGCCATGCGCGGCCAGTCCCCTACCGCGCTGAATTTCCCGCTGGAACTGGCCTGGACAGCGGAACTGGGGAACAAAGCTCGCCGGGAAGGCGTCATCGCCACCCCGGTCGTGCGCGACGGCAAGGTGTATGTCGGATCCCAAAGCGGAAATTTTGCATGCCTTGACCTCACAACTGGCAAAGAGGTCTGGAAGATCAAAAAGGACAGCTTTTTCGAGGGCAACGCAGGTTTTGCGGGGGCGCTGGTCATCGTCGGATGCGGAGATGCCTTTGTTTATGCGTTTGACGCCGCGACCGGCAAAGAGGTATGGAAGTTTGAGACGGACGGCGAGGTCCACGCCGGGGTCAACCACTGGACGGGACCCGATGGAAAGCAGCGGGTCTTGATCGGCAGCTACGACAACCGCCTCTATTGCCTGGATGCGGCGACTGGCCAGAAGCACTGGGACTACGAGACGACAAACTACGTCAACGGTGCCGTGGCCATTTATGAGAACCAGGTCGTCTTCGGCGGGTGTGACGGGGTGCTGTACGTCCTGGACATCGCCACCGGTAAAGAAGTGAAAAAGATCGAGGTGGGTGCCTACATCGGCAACAACGTCGCCGCAGACAAAGGCATGGCCTATGTCGCCCACTATGGGAACCGCGTTTCCGCCTTCTCCTTTGGGGATGGGGCCAAGCTCTGGGAGTTTGGCGAGCGTGAATTCCCCTACTATGCTGCTCCAGCCGTTAACGATACCTGGGTGGTGGCTGGAGGACGTGACAAACGAATCTATGGCCTTGACCGCGCCAAAGGTGAGGCAAAATGGCAGTTCCGCACCCGGGGCGATGTGGACAGCTCACCCGTCATCTGTGCGGGCGTCCATGTCATTGCCGGCAGCAACGACGGCTATTTTTACGCGCTCGACCTGTCCAAAGGCGAAGAAGTCTGGCGGTATGAGGTCGGTGCACCTGTCAAGACGGCTCCGGCCGTGGCGGGTGACTATGTCTTAATTGGAGCGGATGACGGGAACGTCTATTGCTTCAAGAACGGCAAGTCTACCCCAAAATAA
- a CDS encoding Gfo/Idh/MocA family protein translates to MKKSPSLLTRRSLMAGILASASAPLWVPARVLGLGGAVSPSNQISLGVIGVGRQGQVDMQAFMNHDDVRVTALCDVNERNLAAARGILAQKYGGAHVRSFADFRELNLDISVDAVLMALPVHWHSIPSTDAILKGKHIYHEKPMALSFAESRHVREAVRRSRVTFQFGTQQRSDLKFRWACELVRNGRIGKLQEIQVGVEGGIQTEVFPVQKIPTYIQWDQWMGPAPESHFSSKKLDRRYHENITDFSLGMISCWGIHHLDIAQWGNGTDDTGPVSVEGQGTYPASGTCNAVQTWKVRYEYANAAPITFASEGEEITHGIKFIGDAGWLQVKRGKIWSSDEKLLLDPQNKEGTMPVKLPVSTDHTRNFLDAIKARSTPICGIETAVRSDTLCQLASIALRSRRKLAWDPVSESFGTDTKAARLLEARPFRGDWKLPAIS, encoded by the coding sequence ATGAAGAAGTCACCGTCGCTTCTCACCCGCCGGTCTCTCATGGCCGGGATCCTCGCTTCAGCCTCTGCGCCCCTCTGGGTGCCAGCCCGCGTCCTTGGGCTTGGCGGAGCCGTCTCCCCATCCAACCAGATCTCCCTAGGGGTCATCGGCGTGGGACGGCAAGGCCAGGTGGATATGCAGGCGTTCATGAACCATGACGACGTGCGAGTCACGGCGCTCTGTGACGTGAATGAGCGCAATCTGGCTGCCGCCAGGGGCATCCTGGCTCAGAAATATGGTGGTGCCCACGTGCGGTCCTTCGCCGACTTCCGCGAACTCAATCTCGACATCTCGGTGGACGCCGTCCTGATGGCGCTGCCTGTCCACTGGCACAGCATCCCCTCCACCGACGCCATCTTGAAGGGCAAGCACATCTACCATGAAAAGCCGATGGCCCTGTCCTTTGCTGAATCCCGTCACGTCCGGGAAGCGGTACGCCGCAGCCGGGTGACCTTCCAGTTCGGGACTCAGCAACGCAGCGATCTCAAGTTCCGCTGGGCCTGCGAACTCGTCCGAAATGGACGTATCGGAAAGTTGCAGGAGATTCAGGTGGGCGTGGAGGGCGGCATCCAGACGGAAGTCTTCCCAGTTCAGAAGATCCCAACCTACATCCAGTGGGACCAGTGGATGGGACCTGCCCCGGAGTCCCACTTCAGCAGCAAGAAGCTGGACCGCCGGTACCACGAGAACATCACCGATTTCTCCCTGGGTATGATCTCATGCTGGGGCATTCATCACCTTGACATCGCCCAGTGGGGCAACGGCACAGATGACACGGGGCCGGTGAGCGTTGAAGGTCAGGGCACCTATCCGGCCAGCGGCACCTGCAATGCCGTGCAAACCTGGAAAGTCCGGTATGAGTACGCCAACGCCGCCCCAATCACCTTTGCCAGCGAGGGCGAGGAGATCACTCACGGCATCAAGTTCATCGGCGATGCAGGATGGCTCCAGGTGAAGCGAGGAAAGATCTGGTCCTCAGATGAAAAGCTGCTGCTCGATCCTCAAAACAAAGAAGGCACCATGCCAGTCAAGTTGCCCGTAAGCACAGACCACACACGCAATTTCCTGGATGCGATCAAAGCCCGGTCCACTCCGATCTGCGGCATTGAGACGGCGGTGCGGTCAGACACCCTTTGCCAACTCGCCTCCATCGCCCTCCGCAGTCGGAGAAAACTCGCGTGGGATCCGGTGAGCGAAAGCTTTGGCACCGACACCAAGGCGGCACGTCTTTTGGAGGCGCGTCCGTTTCGCGGCGATTGGAAATTGCCCGCGATCAGCTAG
- a CDS encoding alpha/beta fold hydrolase, which yields MTPPTPSTSSVVKRLGCPLHFKISGHTGPKVLFIQGTGLHGDGWLPQVEELSKDHQCLTFDNRGIGRSLPVGQAEISVPQMAMDARAVLDHVGWESAHVVGHSLGGLVALQLALTERARVASLALLCTFADGRAATGMTWPKLWVGLRSYLGTRAMRRQAFLQMVMPKHHLRQTPDLNALAIRLEPIFGHDLADHPPVEMKQLRAMGGCNLTHRLRELDGLPTMVVTAAHDIIAGIAPGRIIAESIPGATYHALPDAGHGATIQCADQVNAWLRSSWATVQLP from the coding sequence ATGACGCCTCCCACCCCATCCACCTCCTCAGTCGTCAAAAGATTGGGCTGCCCTCTCCACTTCAAGATCTCCGGTCATACCGGCCCAAAGGTGCTCTTCATCCAAGGCACAGGGTTGCACGGTGACGGATGGCTGCCCCAAGTGGAGGAGCTGTCGAAGGATCACCAATGCCTCACCTTCGACAACCGCGGCATTGGCAGGAGCCTGCCTGTTGGTCAGGCGGAGATCAGCGTCCCTCAAATGGCAATGGATGCCCGAGCAGTCCTGGATCACGTCGGGTGGGAGAGCGCCCATGTGGTGGGCCATTCTCTGGGAGGTCTGGTCGCCCTGCAGCTTGCCCTGACTGAAAGGGCCCGCGTGGCCAGCCTGGCTTTGCTCTGCACCTTTGCCGACGGACGTGCGGCCACTGGCATGACTTGGCCGAAGCTCTGGGTGGGGCTCCGTTCCTATCTGGGCACGCGGGCCATGCGACGTCAGGCATTCCTCCAGATGGTCATGCCCAAACACCACCTGAGACAAACGCCCGATTTGAATGCCCTCGCCATTCGTCTGGAACCGATCTTTGGCCACGACTTGGCCGATCACCCGCCCGTTGAAATGAAGCAGCTTCGTGCCATGGGCGGCTGCAATCTCACGCATCGTCTCCGTGAACTTGACGGTCTGCCCACGATGGTCGTGACGGCGGCTCATGACATCATCGCGGGCATCGCCCCCGGGCGGATCATTGCCGAGAGCATCCCGGGTGCCACGTACCATGCGCTGCCTGATGCCGGGCATGGCGCAACCATCCAGTGTGCCGATCAGGTCAATGCATGGCTGAGATCATCTTGGGCGACCGTGCAGTTGCCATAG
- a CDS encoding flotillin family protein encodes MPSTADLPLLFLVGGVAFLVLSTLWILATRFKRCPSDKILVVYGKVGKGLSARCIHGGATFIWPMIQDYQFLDLIPIPIDIKLTGALSKQNIRVNTPSTFTVGVSTKPGTMENAAERMLGLSNESIRELAKDIIFGQMRVVLATMSIEEINADRDKLIENISRGVEVELEKVGLQLINVNIQDITDESGYIEALGQEAAARAINDAKIKVSQAERDGEIGRAQAQKEQKIVVAQAQAEATTGENLAAVDIANSNANRLVQEAEANRQAEAAQNVANARVQQEAYLAQREAEVARAEKDKASQYASVVVPAEVEKLRMETIAAADAARIQIEAKGKGDAIRYVQQAEADGQKARFLAEADGQRARLLAEAEGTEKVLKSKAEGFRALVEVTASRPELAINLLITEQLPRLVEEQVKAISNIKVDKITVWDSGVGADGKNSTASFLSGLAGSLPPIHELAKNAGIELPSILGKTGEMGGGKSSGTSA; translated from the coding sequence ATGCCCTCCACAGCCGATCTCCCTCTGTTGTTCCTTGTTGGCGGTGTCGCCTTCCTCGTGCTGTCCACCTTGTGGATCCTCGCAACACGCTTCAAGCGGTGCCCCTCGGACAAGATACTGGTGGTGTACGGCAAGGTCGGCAAAGGGTTGAGCGCCCGGTGCATACATGGCGGCGCCACCTTCATCTGGCCGATGATCCAGGACTACCAGTTCCTCGATCTCATCCCTATTCCGATCGACATCAAGCTGACTGGTGCCCTGTCCAAGCAGAACATCCGCGTCAACACGCCCTCCACCTTCACGGTCGGGGTCTCCACCAAGCCTGGCACGATGGAAAACGCCGCCGAACGCATGCTGGGACTCTCCAACGAGTCCATCCGCGAACTGGCCAAGGACATCATCTTCGGCCAGATGCGCGTGGTTCTCGCGACGATGTCCATTGAGGAGATCAACGCGGACCGCGATAAACTCATAGAGAACATCAGCCGCGGGGTCGAAGTGGAACTGGAGAAAGTGGGCCTCCAGCTCATCAACGTGAACATTCAGGACATCACGGATGAGAGCGGCTACATTGAGGCTCTGGGTCAGGAAGCCGCCGCCCGCGCCATCAACGACGCAAAAATCAAGGTTTCCCAGGCCGAGCGCGATGGGGAGATTGGTCGCGCCCAGGCCCAGAAGGAGCAGAAGATTGTCGTGGCCCAAGCACAGGCTGAAGCCACCACCGGTGAAAACCTAGCCGCTGTGGACATCGCGAACTCCAATGCCAACCGACTTGTGCAGGAGGCAGAGGCCAACCGCCAGGCTGAGGCCGCCCAGAATGTCGCCAATGCCCGTGTCCAGCAGGAAGCCTACCTCGCCCAGCGGGAGGCGGAAGTCGCCCGTGCAGAGAAGGACAAAGCCTCCCAGTACGCCAGTGTTGTCGTGCCCGCAGAGGTTGAAAAACTCCGCATGGAGACCATCGCAGCCGCGGATGCCGCCCGCATCCAGATTGAGGCGAAGGGCAAAGGCGATGCCATCCGCTACGTGCAACAGGCGGAGGCCGATGGCCAGAAGGCCCGCTTCCTTGCAGAGGCGGATGGCCAGCGCGCCCGACTCCTCGCCGAAGCGGAAGGCACGGAAAAGGTACTCAAAAGCAAGGCGGAAGGTTTCCGGGCCCTGGTGGAAGTCACCGCCTCCCGCCCAGAACTCGCCATCAACCTGCTGATCACCGAGCAGCTGCCCCGCCTGGTGGAGGAGCAGGTCAAGGCCATCAGTAACATCAAGGTGGACAAGATCACCGTATGGGACAGCGGGGTCGGAGCCGACGGGAAAAACAGCACCGCCAGCTTTCTCAGCGGCCTCGCCGGCAGCCTGCCCCCCATCCATGAACTGGCAAAGAACGCCGGCATTGAACTGCCCAGCATTCTGGGCAAGACCGGCGAAATGGGTGGCGGCAAATCCTCTGGAACGTCCGCCTAG
- a CDS encoding sugar-binding protein, producing the protein MKRRRFLLPLALPVLAASLLVQCGPSSNGADGKKPRVAYIGNAIAPFWTIAEKGARKAAAEYGVEVEVRMPQNGATDQKRMVEELLARGVAGIAFSPADPKNQLDLMKTMAQQTHLITQDSDAPDSPRLCFVGMDNYQAGRLCGKLVKEAMPDGGSVMFFVGRAGQLNAKERRQGCVDELLGRPQGERHDDPPDVELKGEKYTILGTRTDEVDFAKAKSNVQESITRHPDIGCLVGLFSYNTPKIYEAVKEANLFGKVKIVGFDEEEDTLRGIQEGHIYATVVQNPFQYGHESVRILAALAKGDKSVVPASKFVEVPAKAVKKGDVDTFWTELKKQVE; encoded by the coding sequence ATGAAACGCCGCCGCTTTCTGCTTCCCCTGGCCCTCCCTGTTCTGGCAGCTTCTCTCCTCGTGCAATGCGGTCCGTCGTCGAATGGCGCGGACGGCAAAAAGCCTCGCGTGGCGTACATCGGAAACGCCATTGCTCCCTTCTGGACGATCGCGGAGAAGGGGGCCCGCAAGGCAGCCGCCGAGTATGGGGTGGAGGTGGAAGTCCGTATGCCCCAGAACGGTGCCACCGATCAAAAACGGATGGTCGAGGAACTTCTGGCGAGAGGCGTGGCGGGGATTGCCTTCAGCCCGGCCGATCCCAAGAATCAACTGGATCTCATGAAAACCATGGCCCAGCAGACCCATCTCATTACCCAGGACAGTGACGCCCCTGACTCTCCCCGGCTCTGTTTTGTAGGCATGGACAATTATCAAGCCGGTCGCCTGTGCGGCAAGTTGGTGAAGGAAGCGATGCCGGACGGGGGCAGTGTGATGTTTTTTGTGGGACGCGCGGGTCAGCTCAATGCCAAGGAGCGTCGCCAGGGCTGTGTGGACGAGCTCCTGGGAAGGCCTCAAGGGGAGCGGCATGACGATCCGCCTGATGTTGAACTGAAGGGCGAAAAGTACACCATCCTCGGCACCCGGACCGATGAGGTGGACTTTGCCAAGGCCAAGTCCAATGTGCAGGAATCCATCACCCGCCACCCGGACATTGGCTGTCTGGTGGGGCTCTTCTCGTATAACACGCCCAAAATCTACGAGGCGGTCAAAGAGGCCAATCTGTTTGGGAAGGTGAAAATTGTCGGATTTGACGAGGAAGAAGATACCCTGCGCGGCATTCAGGAGGGCCATATCTACGCGACGGTCGTGCAGAATCCCTTTCAATACGGACATGAGAGCGTGCGCATCCTCGCGGCCCTCGCCAAGGGGGACAAGAGCGTTGTGCCTGCCAGCAAATTCGTCGAGGTCCCCGCCAAGGCCGTGAAAAAAGGAGATGTGGACACATTCTGGACGGAACTGAAAAAGCAGGTGGAATAG
- a CDS encoding DMT family protein gives MSPAAWKTILLLTASNVFMTFAWYAHLKDMKSKPWIVAALLSWGIALFEYLLQVPANRIGSTEFSLPQLKILQEVITLSVFVPFALFYMKQPLKWDFVWAALCMCGAVYFMFRK, from the coding sequence ATGTCCCCCGCCGCCTGGAAAACCATTCTTCTGCTTACCGCCTCGAACGTTTTCATGACTTTCGCGTGGTATGCCCATCTCAAGGACATGAAGTCCAAGCCGTGGATTGTGGCGGCTCTTCTAAGTTGGGGGATTGCCCTGTTTGAGTACCTCCTTCAGGTGCCGGCGAATCGAATCGGCAGCACTGAGTTCAGCCTTCCCCAGCTCAAGATTCTCCAGGAAGTCATCACCCTTTCGGTATTTGTGCCCTTTGCGTTGTTTTACATGAAGCAGCCTCTGAAATGGGATTTCGTGTGGGCCGCGCTTTGCATGTGTGGCGCGGTGTATTTCATGTTCAGAAAATGA